Below is a genomic region from Fischerella sp. PCC 9605.
GGTGTTGTCGGGGTCATCATCCTGAGTGTGGGAAATGCCGCATTGATGCTGCTGGCCCATGTGATCAAACGAATGAATGATGGATTGAAGAGTGATATATGATCGACGTATTTAGTTATACCTGCATAGGTCTAGGAATCTTCTTCTGGTTTTGGGGCACTTTTCCCTTGCTAGGCAAGCGATCGGTCTTGTTTAAATTGCATAGTCTTTCGGTTGCCGATACCCTCGGTTCGATCAATATCGTGATTGGGCTACTTTTGAGGATACCCAGTGAATGGCCGTTACTTATCCTCGCCATTATCTCCTTGGCAATCTGGAATACGATGCTGGGGTATGTGTTGGCATACTGTTCCAGTAGCGGGGGTAGCAATGACTGATAGCTATATCTATGTCATCATCGCCCTGCTGCCGTTGGCTGCGTCCATGCTAGTACTTCAGGTCAATCCATACCATGCCCTGGTAATTCGCGGCATCCTGGGAGCGATGGCGGCATTGGTATATGAGGTTTTGGGGGCACCGGATGTTGCTTTGACCGAAGCATTAGTGGGTACCATGCTCGCGATTACTCTCTATGCGATTGCGGTGCGTTCATCGCTGGTCATGCGTCTTGGCGTGATCAAAGACGAGTCGGTAGAGGCAGATGACGATCGCCTTTTTGGGCAACTGATGAATGAGTTACGAACTATTTTTGGCAAACGCCACATGCGTCTTGAGTTAGTGACCTACACAAATACGCAGGCTTTGCACCGGGCGCTGATGGACAAAGAAGTCCATGCGATCTGTGCCCCATCGGAATACAGCGATGAATATGGTGCTGTGCCTGGAGATGAAAAGCAACCCTATCAAACCGCGACCAGGGTTCAACGCATCTATGAAATCATACAAAGCGAACTTTCATCACCAGGGACAACCCTAACCTATGTAAGTACACCAGACTCAGGAAAGAAGCATCCATGAAATGGCTTTATATTGTAGCAGGGATAGCGCTATACGTCAAAATGCTCGTCATTCCCAACCCAACACCGGACTTGTCGATCTCTATCGTCGAGTCGGTTGTACGTGATAGTGGGGTGCCTAATGCAGTTTCGGGTATCATTTTCAGGAATCGTCTGTACGATACTATCTTTGAAGTAGTGGTATTTACAATTGCGATCTTGGGTGCCAATTTTCTGCTGGCGGATGAAAAACCGTCCTGCACGATCTATCAGTTCACAGATCAGCCATCAATTGTGCTGGCGCGTCTGGGAGCGACAATTACCGCGTTGGTGGGTATAGAACTAGCGATTCGGGGGCATCTGAGCCCGGGCGGTGGTTTTGCGGCCGGGGTGGCGGGCGGAACGGCGATCGGTCTTGTTGCGATTACTTCATCATCGCAGTGGATGCAGGCGCTCTACAAGCGCTGGCATGCCGCTACATGGGAGAAGGTTTCGGTTCTTATTTTCATTGTCCTGTCAGTTATCACTCTGGCGGGAGGGGAATTACCGCACGGAGAGTTAGGCGCACTGGTCAGCGGGGGGATTCTCCCCATTCTCAACATCCTGGTGGCAGTAAAAGTCGCATTGGGGTCGTGGGCGGTTGTTTTGATTTTTATTCATTATCGGGGATTGTTGTGAGAGATGTGAGGTTGGGGATTGGGGATCGGAAAAACAAGAGGGGGAAGGGGAAAAGGGGAGCGTAAGCGCCCTTGGAGGTTCCACGCCACGTGCTTTAGCCGGGAAACCCGTCCACCGCAGTGGCTCCTCCGTTGTAGCGACTGGCAACAAAGGTGAAAGGTTAATAAATTCCTTTACCCTTTACCCTTTAACCTTTACCCAATGCCCAATTCCCAATCCCCAGTCCCTAATCCCCAATCCCCCATTATGCCGTTACAGCCGCGATCGCCTTGTCAACAAGTTGCAACGCCGTATCTACTTCTTTTTCTGTCACAATCAAAGGTGGTACAAACCGGATCACCTTGGTGCCAGCCGGCACGAGTAATAAACCCTCATTAATTGCAGCTTTAACTACATCAGCGGCAGTAATTTCAGCATCTGCTTTTAACTCCATGCCGTTGATTAAACCCCAGCCGCGCACTTCGGTGATGTGATGGGGATATTTGGCTGCGATCGCCCTTAATCCAGATCGCAATTGCTCACCCCTCTGCTGTACGTTCTCTAAAATGTTCTCTTTCTCCAATGTCTGGCAGACAGCGAGAGCAACGCCACAAGCAAAAGGATTACCGCCAAAGGTGCTAGCATGTTCTCCTGGTTGGAAAACATCGCAGAATTTTTTACACATCATTGCGCCAATGGGAATACCACCGCCTAAGCCCTTGGCACTGGTGAAAATATCCGGCTCAACACCAAGATGTTCGTAACCCCATAACTTGCCACTGCGTCCCATGCCGACTTGCACTTCATCGAAAATCAGCAGTACGCCCGTTTCATCACAAATTTGTCGCAGTTTCTGGAAGTAAGCCACATCGCCTGGACGAACACCGCCTTCTCCCTGCAATGGCTCGATCAAAATCGCCGCGACGCGGTAATCACCTTCATCCAACTCACTAATCGCTGTTTCTACCGCCGCAATATCGTTATAAGGTACGTAGTGGAATCCTGGTACTAATGGATCGAAATTTTTTTGATACTTGGGTTGTGCTGTGGCGGTAATCGTGGCTAAAGTTCTGCCGTGGAAACTAGAGTGAGCCGTTAAAATAATCGGTTGTTCAATTTCCAACACTGTATGCGCGTATTTGCGCGTAAGCTTGATGGCAGCTTCGTTTGCCTCCGCCCCTGAGTTGCAGAAAAATACGCGATCGGCGCAGGAATGCTCAACTATCCACTTTGCCAATTCTCCCTGTTCGGGGATGTAGTACAAATTAGAAACGTGATGCAGTTTTTGAATTTGACGTGTGACTGCTTCCACCATCGCTGGGTGGGCGTGTCCCAAGGTGCAAGTGGCAATTCCTGCTACAAAGTCGAGATATTCTCGCTCCTCGGTATCCCAAACACGACATCCCGCACCTCGTTCCAAAGCTAGGGGAAACCGCCCATAGGTAGACATGACAGCTGCATCGAAGCTATCAGCATCAAAGGGGCTAGATGACACAGAACCTGACTCTGAGGTAATGAGGTGTTGTTGAACAAGAGTTTCTAGGCTCACTGCTTTGCTGCTCCATTAAACTAATACAACACGCAGTCGTAAATGCTGATATCAAGCGGCATCTTTTTGCGATCGCCGCAATTGCCATAAATCTGAGAACTATGACTATAGACCTTGCCAAAAATCTCATGCCACTCAAGCAACATCGCCTCTTGAGTGGCATAAGAATAAATTCGATAGGTGTAGTTCATGACCAGCATGAAAATACTTTACCATAACCGACAAGTTATGGTAGTTGCCCTCACCCCCGATCCTAGAAAACTAATTCAGTAATCTTCAAATTGGAGACAAGGCAGACAAGGAGGACAAGGAAATAACGCTTTTCCCTTTAACCTTTACCCTTTAAGCGACCAACACCCGTTAATTTTGGGTTGGCGAAGTATTAATAGTTCATCTTAAGCTGACACTCGGTTATCCTCAAAACGAGTGGCGGTGGTGAAATATAGTGTACTCAACTCTGGAACAAAAATATCAACGTATCCAAAAAGAGTTAATGGCGGGGGCAGTTGCTCTCGGCGGTGTATTCCTCATCGGTACTTTATGGTATCGCCTAGTGGAAGGCTGGTCATGGGAAGACGCAGCATATATGACGATCATCACTTTAGCGACTGTTGGCTACGGTGAAACACGACCACTAGAAAGCAGGGGGCGGCTGTTTACAATAGCCTTGATTTTAATGGGTGTAATCAGTATTGGTTACATCGTGAACCGATTTACAGAAGCCGTAATTCAAGGCTATTTTCAAGAAGGAATTCGACTACGGCAGGTGCGGCGCGCAATGGAATCTTTATCAGGGCACTATATCATTTGTGGATATAGTCGGACTGGTCGTCAAATTGCCAAAGAATTTCAGGCAGAAGCCGTTTCTTTTGTAATTATTGACTCCGACGTGGAATCTGTGCGAAAGGCACAAGAACTAGGTTACACCATATACCAGGGTGACGCCACTTTAGATGAAACGCTGATCAGGGTAGGTATTGAAAGGGCAGCTTGTATAGTAGCAGCCCTACCTTCCGATGCGGAAAATTTATATACAGTTCTTTCGGCAAAACATCTGAATCCAGGAATTCGGGCGATCGCCCGAGCAAGTACAGAAGAAGCGTTACAAAAGTTACAACGTGGTGGTGCAGATGCTGTGATTTCTCCTTACATCACCGGCGGTAAGCGGATGGCAGCAGCAGCACTCAGACCCCAAGTTATGGACTTTGTCGATGGAATTATCTCAGGTGCAGACCGACAGTTATATATGGAAGAATTTTTACTCGACCGAAATATTTGTCCGGTTGTGGGTCAAACTTTAGGACAAGCAAGGTTACGAGCGCAAACAGGCGCATTGATTCTCGCTGTCCGTCGCGTCGATGGCACCCTGATCGGTGGCCCCACTCCTGACACAGTATTTATGCCAGGAGATGTATTAATTGCGATGGGTACACCTGAACAACTACGTGCTCTCAACCAGCTTCTTGGGCCAATTGGTTCCAAGCA
It encodes:
- a CDS encoding potassium channel family protein — its product is MYSTLEQKYQRIQKELMAGAVALGGVFLIGTLWYRLVEGWSWEDAAYMTIITLATVGYGETRPLESRGRLFTIALILMGVISIGYIVNRFTEAVIQGYFQEGIRLRQVRRAMESLSGHYIICGYSRTGRQIAKEFQAEAVSFVIIDSDVESVRKAQELGYTIYQGDATLDETLIRVGIERAACIVAALPSDAENLYTVLSAKHLNPGIRAIARASTEEALQKLQRGGADAVISPYITGGKRMAAAALRPQVMDFVDGIISGADRQLYMEEFLLDRNICPVVGQTLGQARLRAQTGALILAVRRVDGTLIGGPTPDTVFMPGDVLIAMGTPEQLRALNQLLGPIGSKQLRRPKKS
- a CDS encoding Na(+)/H(+) antiporter subunit B, producing the protein MKWLYIVAGIALYVKMLVIPNPTPDLSISIVESVVRDSGVPNAVSGIIFRNRLYDTIFEVVVFTIAILGANFLLADEKPSCTIYQFTDQPSIVLARLGATITALVGIELAIRGHLSPGGGFAAGVAGGTAIGLVAITSSSQWMQALYKRWHAATWEKVSVLIFIVLSVITLAGGELPHGELGALVSGGILPILNILVAVKVALGSWAVVLIFIHYRGLL
- a CDS encoding aspartate aminotransferase family protein: MSLETLVQQHLITSESGSVSSSPFDADSFDAAVMSTYGRFPLALERGAGCRVWDTEEREYLDFVAGIATCTLGHAHPAMVEAVTRQIQKLHHVSNLYYIPEQGELAKWIVEHSCADRVFFCNSGAEANEAAIKLTRKYAHTVLEIEQPIILTAHSSFHGRTLATITATAQPKYQKNFDPLVPGFHYVPYNDIAAVETAISELDEGDYRVAAILIEPLQGEGGVRPGDVAYFQKLRQICDETGVLLIFDEVQVGMGRSGKLWGYEHLGVEPDIFTSAKGLGGGIPIGAMMCKKFCDVFQPGEHASTFGGNPFACGVALAVCQTLEKENILENVQQRGEQLRSGLRAIAAKYPHHITEVRGWGLINGMELKADAEITAADVVKAAINEGLLLVPAGTKVIRFVPPLIVTEKEVDTALQLVDKAIAAVTA
- a CDS encoding DUF4040 domain-containing protein: MTDSYIYVIIALLPLAASMLVLQVNPYHALVIRGILGAMAALVYEVLGAPDVALTEALVGTMLAITLYAIAVRSSLVMRLGVIKDESVEADDDRLFGQLMNELRTIFGKRHMRLELVTYTNTQALHRALMDKEVHAICAPSEYSDEYGAVPGDEKQPYQTATRVQRIYEIIQSELSSPGTTLTYVSTPDSGKKHP
- a CDS encoding monovalent cation/H(+) antiporter subunit G, with the translated sequence MIDVFSYTCIGLGIFFWFWGTFPLLGKRSVLFKLHSLSVADTLGSINIVIGLLLRIPSEWPLLILAIISLAIWNTMLGYVLAYCSSSGGSND